The Nitrosospira multiformis ATCC 25196 region CCCAGGAGAACGAGGACAGGGGCACATCGAAGAACACCAGGGTAACCAGGTAGACGCCCAGACCCACTGCCAGACCTCGCACGACCGACGCAGTGACGTAGGCGAAAAATATTTCGTGATACGAAAGCGGCGACAGCAGGATAAAAACCAGATTACCGGTGATCTTGGACTGGATGAGACTCGATGAGGAGTTGGCGAAAGCGTTTTGCAGCATCGCCATCATCACCAGGCCAGGCACGAGAAAAACTGTATACGCAACACCGGGGTACGCTTGTACATGCTCTTCCAGCACGTGCGAAAAAATCAGGAGATATAGCAGGGTGGATACCATGGGCGCGAATACCGTCTGGAATCCGACTTTCCAGAATCGCAGCAACTCCTTGTAGAGCAGTGTGAGAAACCCGGTCATACGGATAGGGCCTCGGGCTGCCTGATTTTGTGTGTGCCCATGATCCGTATGAATACCTCTTCCAGATCAGGCTGCAACACCTGCATCTCGAGTACTTGCAGTGCTGCTGTGCGCAATGTGGCCATGACCTGCTCGAGTTGGGAATACTCTGCCAGGGTCAGTATGTAGCAACCCTCTTCGCGGCTGCTCATTAGCGGTTGTAGTGCGGGAGGCAGCGTGTCGGGCATCAGCCGCAGCCGCACGAAACATCCCGATACGCTGCTGGTCAGGTTTCTGATGCTGTCTAGGGCAACGATATTGCCTTGCTTCATCATTGCCACGCGGCTGCAGAGCGCTTCCGCTTCCTCGAGATAATGAGTGGTCAATACGATGGTATGGCCTTCCCGATTCAACTGCTTGATGAAGCGCCAGAGTCCCTGGCGCAACTCGACGTCCACCCCGGCGGTCGGCTCATCCAGCACGATGACCGGCGGTTTGTGCACCAATGCCTGGGCCACCAGTACGCGCCGCTTCATGCCGCCTGAGAGCGCTCGCATGTTGGTATCGGCTTTATCCGCGAGATCGAGATGATGGATGATTTCCTCTATCCACGGGCCATTGTTCTTCAACCCGTAATATCCCGATTGAATGGCCAGGGTTTCGCGGACAGTAAAAAACGGATCGAAAACCAGCTCCTGCGGAACCACGCCCAGCATGCGTCGCGCTTCACGGTAATGGGAGACCACATCGTATCCCATCACCCGCGCCCGGCCGCTGGTTGCGCGGGTGAGCCCTGCCACGATGTTGATAAGCGTGGTCTTGCCCGCGCCGTTGGGGCCCAGCAAGGCAAAAAACTCGCCTGGGTCTACCTTGAGATCGATGCCCCCCAGAACTTGCAGTGCACCATAACGTTTGTGCATCTGCTCCACTTCTATGGCGGGTGTCATGTGGGGATAAAGGAGGAAGGAACCAAAACGAAACCGTAATGCATTCGCCAGAAGCCGGGGTGCAGGTGAGCAGGAAACATACCGTTACGCGATTCCTTGGCGACAACTGATCTGCAAGCGGCAGACTGGTTTCTGCGAATTATGCCCCACTCATCAATTCGGATACCCCGTACAGTTGCACGAGGCTCTGCAGATTCCGGGACATATTGAGAAAGCGTATCTTGCGATGGTGGCGTGCTGCCTCGCGCCGCCATTCCAGCATTAAGCTGACGGCAGCGGAATCGGCTTCGGTAACCCGTCCCAGATCGATTATCACCTCTGCCCCGTCAAACAAAGCCACACCGTTCGCAACCACCGAAACGACGTTATCGATCGTAATCGATCCTTCGACGCTGAGTTCCCCGCCCTCACGCCGGACGATAGTGGTCATCGGCTACTGCGTGGCTACCGTCTTTAATTCGCCGGCTGCTTTTTTATCGTTAGCGGCCAGCGCACGGTTCTTGTCCCCGAGGGTTTTCAGTAATTTTTCCACACCGCCTTCACGCACCTGGCTATTGAACGTGCTGCGGTAATTCGTGACGAGGCTTACGCCTGCCACTGTCACATCGTAGACTTTCCACCCGTCCCCTGTTTTTTCCATGCTGTAGTCGATATCCACGGGTTGCCCGCTATCCTGCATGACTTTGGTTTTGACGGTGGTATCCGTGTCCTCTGCCTTGCTCCTGACCGGCTCAACCTTGATCTTGTAGTCACTGTAGGTACTGAGGGCATTGGAGTAAGTCCTCACTAGCAACGTACGGAACTCTTTCACCAATTCCTCCTGTTGCTGTGGGGTTGCCTTATTCCAGTTCTTGCCCATGGCGAGTCGGGTCATGCGGGTGAAGTTGAAATGCGGTAGAACCTTGGCTTCGACCAGATCAAGAATCTTGGCCATATTGCCCGCACGCAGCTCCTTGTCCTGCCGAACGATCGACA contains the following coding sequences:
- a CDS encoding ABC transporter ATP-binding protein, producing the protein MTPAIEVEQMHKRYGALQVLGGIDLKVDPGEFFALLGPNGAGKTTLINIVAGLTRATSGRARVMGYDVVSHYREARRMLGVVPQELVFDPFFTVRETLAIQSGYYGLKNNGPWIEEIIHHLDLADKADTNMRALSGGMKRRVLVAQALVHKPPVIVLDEPTAGVDVELRQGLWRFIKQLNREGHTIVLTTHYLEEAEALCSRVAMMKQGNIVALDSIRNLTSSVSGCFVRLRLMPDTLPPALQPLMSSREEGCYILTLAEYSQLEQVMATLRTAALQVLEMQVLQPDLEEVFIRIMGTHKIRQPEALSV
- a CDS encoding MlaC/ttg2D family ABC transporter substrate-binding protein: MKKYLGISGLLATWLVAFPAAAAEISPDTLVDNTAQEVLSIVRQDKELRAGNMAKILDLVEAKVLPHFNFTRMTRLAMGKNWNKATPQQQEELVKEFRTLLVRTYSNALSTYSDYKIKVEPVRSKAEDTDTTVKTKVMQDSGQPVDIDYSMEKTGDGWKVYDVTVAGVSLVTNYRSTFNSQVREGGVEKLLKTLGDKNRALAANDKKAAGELKTVATQ
- a CDS encoding ABC transporter permease produces the protein MTGFLTLLYKELLRFWKVGFQTVFAPMVSTLLYLLIFSHVLEEHVQAYPGVAYTVFLVPGLVMMAMLQNAFANSSSSLIQSKITGNLVFILLSPLSYHEIFFAYVTASVVRGLAVGLGVYLVTLVFFDVPLSSFSWVLMFALIGSALLGAMGVIAGIWAEKFDQLAAFQNFVILPLTFLSGVFYTIPSLPPFWQGLSHLNPFFYMIDGFRYGFFHASDISPYFSLGIVATCFIAVSWLTLQMLKRGYKIRH
- a CDS encoding STAS domain-containing protein, whose amino-acid sequence is MTTIVRREGGELSVEGSITIDNVVSVVANGVALFDGAEVIIDLGRVTEADSAAVSLMLEWRREAARHHRKIRFLNMSRNLQSLVQLYGVSELMSGA